From Oenococcus sicerae, the proteins below share one genomic window:
- a CDS encoding DUF1292 domain-containing protein — MANENQQDNEKYVTLTDDEGNESLYEVLFTFHSDEYSKDYILFTPAGTDEISAEDPDQEVEIQAFSFDPEAGDSETDSDLFPIEDEKEWNMVAEVLNTFVDDDSLRTEED; from the coding sequence ATGGCTAATGAAAATCAGCAAGACAATGAAAAATATGTCACTTTAACAGATGATGAAGGCAACGAATCACTCTATGAGGTATTATTTACCTTTCATTCTGACGAATACAGCAAAGACTACATCTTGTTCACGCCAGCCGGAACTGATGAAATTTCTGCCGAGGATCCAGACCAAGAGGTTGAGATTCAGGCTTTCAGCTTTGATCCAGAGGCTGGAGATTCAGAAACTGATTCTGATTTGTTTCCGATCGAAGATGAAAAAGAGTGGAATATGGTTGCTGAAGTTTTGAATACTTTTGTCGATGATGACTCGCTTCGAACTGAAGAGGATTAA